A single genomic interval of Lathyrus oleraceus cultivar Zhongwan6 chromosome 7, CAAS_Psat_ZW6_1.0, whole genome shotgun sequence harbors:
- the LOC127102604 gene encoding uncharacterized protein LOC127102604, producing the protein MIIYDGQKTDVFPLVIHLVSSTPYESDKVVPYKYNATMVEDDKMVLIPSFSSIVNIADRTKDVVIEKSNQEKTIVTRTIKSSSVNQNVDQDEVLKLIKISDFNMVDQLLHTPSKISVLSLLMSSEDHQEALQKVLEQAYVDHSIIIDHFDGIVDNITSCNNLSFNDEELLEQGRNHNLALYISMNSQEYTMSNVLVDTGSFFNVLPKSTMSKLSYQGAPMRFSAVVVKAFDGSRKTITFKLIDIHPAYSCLLGLPWIHEDGAVTSTLHQKLKFVKNGKLVIMGGEKALFKNEESVSSLKDAQHVFKNGQSAKWGQIVELAKNNNRAGLGFSHGSTQRNLKRIQEVFQSVGFIHSKDQYTTAILEDDEEKGVSNFVTRGSMCKNWIGVDVPFVIHLSKLPLKPECSPVKQKLRKLHPNMAVKIKEEVQKHIDAGFLVTVEYPQWVANIVPVPKKDDKV; encoded by the exons ATGATTATATATGATGGTCAGAAGACTGATGTTTTTCCGTTGGTTATTCATTTGGTGAGTTCTACGCCTTACGaatctgataaagttgtgccttacaagtataatgctactatggtGGAAGACGACAAAATGGTTCTTATTCCTTCTTTTTCGTCTATTGTGAACATTGCTGAT AGGACTAAAGATGTTGTGATAGAGAAATCAAATCAAGAGAAAACTATTGTCACGCGGACCATCAAATCCAGTAGTGTGAATCAgaatgttgatcaagatgaaGTGCTGAAATTGATTAAGATAAGTGATTTTAATATGGTGGACCAGTTGTTGCACACCCCATCTAAGATATCCGTTCTATCTTTGCTAATGAGTTCAGAAGATCATCAAGAGGCGTTGCAGAAGGTCCtagagcaagcttatgtggaCCACAGCATAATAATTGATCACTTTGATGGCATTGTGGACAATATTACCTcatgtaacaatttgagctttaATGATGAAGAGCTGCTAGAGCAAGGGAGGAACCATAATTTAGCCTTGTATATCTCTATGAACTCTCAAGAATATaccatgtccaatgtgctggtggataCTGGTTCTTTTTTTAATGTTCTTCCAAAGTCCACTATGTCCAAGCTTTCTTATCAAGGTGCTCCGATGAGATTCAGTGCAGTTGTTGTGAAAGCCTTCGATGGCTCAAGGAAGACT ATCACTTTTAAATTGATAGATATTCATCCCGcttatagttgtctcttaggacTTCCGTGGATTCATGAGGATGGGGCAGTTACATCAactctacaccagaagttgaagtttgtgaagaatggaaagtTAGTGATTATGGGTGGCGAGAAGGCCCTGTTT AAGAATGAGGAATCTGTGTCATCCTTGAAGGATGCCCAACATGTGTTTAAGAATGGTCAATCTGCTAAGTGGGGACAAATTGTTGAGCTTGCAAAAAACAATAATAGAGCTGGTTTGGGTTTTTCACATGGTTCAACCCAAAGAAATTTGAAACGAATTCAAGAGGTGTTTCAAAGTGTTGGCTTTATTCATTCCAAAGATCAGTATACTACCGCAATTTTAGAAGACGATGAAGAGAAAGGAGTGTCAAACTTTGTGACACGTGGATCGATGTGCAAGAACTGGATTGGTGTTGATGTTCCTTTTGTTATTCACTTATCAAA attaccattgaagccagaatgttCGCCGGTAAAACAAAAGTTGAGAAAACTTCACCCTAATATGGCTGTTAAGATTAAAGAGGAGgtgcaaaagcatattgatgCTGGATTCCTTGTTACCGTCgagtatcctcaatgggtggctaACATTGTACCCGTTCCAAAGAAAGATGATAAAGTTTag